The genome window TTACGCCAATGATTATTCTAGTTGCTTAATAGCCCCCACTTTCCTGCAACATCTCAATCCGAATTCTTTCGGACAGTTGCGTCTATTATTCCCCATTTGTACCTTACAATGTTGAGCCTGTCTGTGCGTGCATTTTCGGCATGTTCGCTGGGTCAACGCATCAAACTTTGTCTATATGATTGAAACACATAAACAACCCGAAACCGCTGTCTTGGTTGCGTTGGTAACGCAAAAACAATCTCCCGAAAAAACCCAGGAATACCTGGAAGAGTTAGCTTTTCTGGCCGAAACGTCGGGCGTTCGGACCCTGAAGTCGTTCGTGCAAAAGCTGGACCGACCCGATACACGCACGTATGTGGGAAAGGGTAAGATTGAAGAGATTAAAACGTATATTATTGAAAATCCGGTTGATACCATCATTTTTGATGATGATTTGACTCCTTCGCAGGTGCGAAATCTGGAGAAGGAATTTGAAGAAATCAAGGTGCTGGACCGGAGTTTGCTTATTCTGAACATTTTCTCGATGCGCGCTCAAACCGCCCAGGCGCGGGTGCAGGTCGAATTGGCACAGTATCAGTACATGTATCCGCGTCTAACCCGCATGTGGAGTCACTTGACCAGCCAGAAAGGGGGGGTCGGGATGCGGGGACCCGGTGAGAAAGAGCTCGAGACTGACCGGCGGATTGTGCAGGACCGAATTTCGTTCCTCAAAGAAAAGCTGGCCAAGATTGATAAGCAGAACGTGACGCGCCGGAAAGAACGCGATCGGCTGGTGCGGGTGTCGCTGGTAGGGTATACCAACGTTGGTAAATCAACGCTAATGCGGACGCTGGCCAAGGCGGATGTTTTTGCCGAAAATAAGCTCTTTGCAACGGTGGATTCGACAGTGCGGAAGGTGGTACTGGAAAACATTCCGTTTTTGTTGTCGGATACGGTTGGATTTATTCGTAAACTGCCAACTACATTGATCGAGGCGTTTAAATCGACGCTGGACGAGGTTCGCGAGGCCGATGTGTTGTTGCATGTCGTTGACGTGTCGCATCCGTCGTTTGAAGAACACATCGATGTGGTGAACAGCATTCTGGCCGAGATTGGCGCGAAGGATAAGCCGACGATGCTGGTTTTCAATAAGATGGATCAGTTTGAGCCGCGTGATGCTTGGATGGAAGCCGATGATGAATTTGACGACGAAGTACCGGTAGCTGTTCGCAGGCAAACCGCTTTGCAATACCTGAAGAAGACGTATTTGAATCAGCACGCTGAAGACGTCGTTTTTATTTCAGCTGAGCAGCGGGATAACATTGATGAGCTGCGTGATACGTTGTTCAAGAAGGTAAAGGAAAAGCATTACATGATTTACCCGAACTGGAAAGATATTGCCCTGAGTGACTGGGCGCAGGACGTAGAAGTCAGCGACGGTTTGGGTGTGTGACAGATTTTTTAGATTTTTGCAGTGCATAGACCTATAGCCCTCAAAACGCTATAGGTTTCTTTTGGTCTCGTAGTTCAACGGATAGAATAGAAGTTTCCTAAACTTTTGATATGGGTTCGATTCCCGTCGGGGCCACGAAACAGTGGTAAATGCCTCAAAACAGCTCGTTTTGGGGCATTTTGCGTTTCCGAACCGTTTCCGAATTGAATTTATCCGGGTATTTCCGAACACATTTAGCCAAATTTTTCCGAATGGGACAGTCACAGAATTTTTCTAAGAAACTGATAATCAGAAGCGAGTACGTAAAGAAAGATGGTACCTGTCCGCTCTATATTTATGTCTCCATCGATGGAGAATGGGAGCGATTGCCCCTAAAACTGAACTGGCCCGCACAATTTTTTGATAAAGCAGCTGGAGCCATTCTGCCCCGGATGAAGAATGACAACGACTATTCGGATTATAAGCTGATGATTGATACCGAAATCGGAAAGATTAACGAAATCTTTAAAACGTATCGGCTCTCATCGTCGATTTTGACCCTGCCAATTTTGAAGCAGGAGTACGCGGAGTTTAACAACCGGGAAAGTTTTACGAGCTGGTGGGAGCGGGATTTGAAGGAGCGGTATAAGCGGAAGAAAATCGAGTATGCCACCTACAAAACTCATAAGTCCGCCTTGGCTAAGTTTAAGGAATTTAAAGACCCGGTGCTCTTTCGTGACTTAACTCCCAAATTACTGGAGAACTACAAAGCGTGGCTGAAGACCAATAAAGACAACATTCCCACCACAGTTAATTCGGCCCTGCGCCGGATTCGTACCTACGTTTACCGCGCACTCGACGACGGCAAGAAATTTGCCAATCCATTCCCCCGCGTGAAGATTGCGTCCGATGAATCCATGCCTGAAGCGTTGACGGATGATCAACTGATGGGATTGCTGGCTATTTACAATGATAAATCCACCCCGGACAACTGGAAGATGGTACTAACGCATTTTCTGTTCTCCTGCTTTACCGGCCTGCGCATTGGAGATGCCCGGACAGTAACCCACGAAAACATAAAAGGGGAGTGGTTGATTCTGATGCCCAAGAAAACAAAACGGTACCATAAGGTAGTCCGCATTCCGCTGCATCCAATGGCTTTAACGCTGGTGAAAACGTCGCTGGGCAAACTGTTTGATACTTATTCAGAGCAGTACACCAACCGGCTCCTGAAGAAGGTTACCAAATATGCCAGTATTGATTTCAAGGTAACGACCCACACGGCCAGGCACACCTTTGGCACGTTGTTCATTGAGCTAGGAGGGGACGTTGTTACCCTGAAGGATTATATGGGTCACTCCAAGATTGAAACGACGATGAAGTATGTGCACTTATCGGAGAAACGGAAGAAAGAAAAGATTCGGGTTTTTGATAAACTGTTTCAAAAACCCGATGATGCGCAGGATGTGGCTTAAATGCTGGTTTCTTGCCGGATTCCCTGAACCCTGTTTTCGTACTCTTCAAACACTCGATAGTTGTTCTCAATCGGACGGTTAGCCAGCGCATCGATGTGACTGATCAATACATCCAAACGTTGCTCTACACCCCCTTGCGGAACAATGACCGGCTGAACCGTGGCGGCTCCAGCTCCGGTACTGGCTGGCTGTGAGCTGTAGGACAAACCCCTGATCTGGCCAGATAGCTGCAACGCATTCATGGCCCTGGCTAGATCGGCAACCACGGGATTCCGTAGGGATTCATTACTGAGAATAAATTCCGTCCCCGCCTCTCCAGCGATATAACTGCGTTTGCCCTGGTTGAAAAAAGTAGGTCGGCCAACATATCCAGACGGAATTTGATTACTTTCCACCATACCCGTAAAACCCCCATCTGCGAAGGCCGGTGCTTCAAACTTTTGCGCC of Tellurirhabdus bombi contains these proteins:
- a CDS encoding tyrosine-type recombinase/integrase; this encodes MGQSQNFSKKLIIRSEYVKKDGTCPLYIYVSIDGEWERLPLKLNWPAQFFDKAAGAILPRMKNDNDYSDYKLMIDTEIGKINEIFKTYRLSSSILTLPILKQEYAEFNNRESFTSWWERDLKERYKRKKIEYATYKTHKSALAKFKEFKDPVLFRDLTPKLLENYKAWLKTNKDNIPTTVNSALRRIRTYVYRALDDGKKFANPFPRVKIASDESMPEALTDDQLMGLLAIYNDKSTPDNWKMVLTHFLFSCFTGLRIGDARTVTHENIKGEWLILMPKKTKRYHKVVRIPLHPMALTLVKTSLGKLFDTYSEQYTNRLLKKVTKYASIDFKVTTHTARHTFGTLFIELGGDVVTLKDYMGHSKIETTMKYVHLSEKRKKEKIRVFDKLFQKPDDAQDVA
- the hflX gene encoding GTPase HflX — translated: MIETHKQPETAVLVALVTQKQSPEKTQEYLEELAFLAETSGVRTLKSFVQKLDRPDTRTYVGKGKIEEIKTYIIENPVDTIIFDDDLTPSQVRNLEKEFEEIKVLDRSLLILNIFSMRAQTAQARVQVELAQYQYMYPRLTRMWSHLTSQKGGVGMRGPGEKELETDRRIVQDRISFLKEKLAKIDKQNVTRRKERDRLVRVSLVGYTNVGKSTLMRTLAKADVFAENKLFATVDSTVRKVVLENIPFLLSDTVGFIRKLPTTLIEAFKSTLDEVREADVLLHVVDVSHPSFEEHIDVVNSILAEIGAKDKPTMLVFNKMDQFEPRDAWMEADDEFDDEVPVAVRRQTALQYLKKTYLNQHAEDVVFISAEQRDNIDELRDTLFKKVKEKHYMIYPNWKDIALSDWAQDVEVSDGLGV